In Portunus trituberculatus isolate SZX2019 chromosome 24, ASM1759143v1, whole genome shotgun sequence, a single genomic region encodes these proteins:
- the LOC123508146 gene encoding uncharacterized protein LOC123508146 yields MTNSDEEMIALRWNNHLTTLSQLLFSLREEESLIDATLACDGKLFPAHKFVLSMCSEYFKEMFTTNPCKHPIVYMKDVKSEDMEALLDFMYRGVVHIPQESLTGLLKTAEGLQIRGLGMFAREAAENGGIPTSDRSVVSGALEPNVMVSPERKRPYDMDHSETSLVNFSDGELDDQPLHASTTSTPATTTTPKKPKITSIMSDDCTNDVPAPIPDLPRVSEDMLDLGGGVTIPASDYFKFRRTNANRYINDLLRYFFPVEVLASSSLTGGECFANKDKGPSNKNQLDPCIIRVITHDAIRNFPAIDEKQVRNAIRRKLNTESRIYRSQEKFGGILPKRNPVQRRRSRFAESPRALVSIEKSADREKDKGPPMVTPNVTVEKAPSKDSRRPTYASGQSQQQDKDGKRDGDTSYFSRLDKAVRPGDQGQPSNSATPTPVATPSLPSSSSSPATGADKTFKLCHENLVKAELPAASQYLPQEYSYPTVMPPHVSQAYLPHHMAAADPTYLRRLEMSQATPHPAALSYTYPHATLPTSESMEPSLHM; encoded by the exons AT GACGAATTCGGATGAGGAGATGATAGCCTTGAGGTGGAATAACCACCTCACCACCTTATCACAGCTTCTCTTCTCATTACGAGAGGAG GAATCCCTCATAGACGCCACGCTGGCTTGTGATGGCAAGCTGTTCCCTGCCCATAAGTTTGTTCTGTCGATGTGTAGTGAATACTTCAAGGAGATGTTCACTACAAATCCCTGCAAGCACCCTATTG TGTATATGAAGGATGTCAAGAGTGAAGACATGGAGGCGCTGCTGGACTTCATGTACCGAGGTGTTGTCCACATCCCCCAGGAGTCCCTGACTGGTCTGCTCAAGACTGCTGAAGGCCTGCAG ATCCGAGGCCTTGGAATGTTTGCCCGAGAGGCTGCAGAGAACGGAGGAATACCCACCTCAGACCGCTCCGTGGTGTCAGGAGCCCTAGAGCCCAACGTCATGGTGAGCCCGGAGCGGAAACGACCCTACGACATGGACCACTCGGAAACTTCACTGGTTAACTTCTCAGATGGCGAACTTGATGATCAACCTCTTCACGCAAGCACTACCTccacccctgccaccaccaccaccccaaagAAGCCCAAGATAACGTCAATAATGTCCGATGACTGTACGAATGATGTCCCGGCACCAATACCTGACTTGCCCAGAGTTTCAGAAGACATG CTGGACTTGGGAGGCGGAGTAACCATACCTGCCAGTGATTATTTTAAGTTTCGTCGCACCAATGCCAATCGCTACATCAACGACCTCCTTCGGTACTTTTTTCCGGTGGAAGTgttggcctcctcctccctcacggGGGGGGAATGTTTTGCCAACAAAGACAAAGGACCCTCCAACAAGAACCAGCTCGACCCCTGCATCATCAGAGTCATCACAC ATGATGCAATACGGAACTTTCCCGCCATAGATGAAAAACAAGTAAGGAATGCAATCCGGCGCAAGCTCAACACAGAATCCCGCATATACCGTAGTCAGGAAAAATTTGGGGGTATTTTGCCGAAGCGGAATCCAGTGCAGAGAAGGCGCAGCAGGTTTGCAGAGTCTCCGCGGGCCCTGGTGTCTATTGAGAAGTCAGCAGACCGCGAGAAGGACAAAGGGCCCCCAATGGTGACACCAAATGTTACCGTAGAGAAGGCGCCCTCCAAAGACTCAAGAAGACCAACCTATGCCTCTGGTCAGAGCCAGCAGCAGGACAAGGATGGCAAAAGAGACGGGGACACTTCTTATTTCAGCAGACTGGACAAAGCTGTGAGGCCCGGTGATCAGGGTCAGCCTTCTAACTCAGCTACTCCTACTCCAGTAGCCACACccagcctcccttcctcctcctcctccccggctACTGGTGCAGATAAGACATTTAAACTCTGTCATGAGAACCTGGTGAAAGCCGAGCTGCCCGCTGCCTCCCAGTACCTCCCGCAGGAGTACTCGTATCCCACAGTGATGCCGCCGCACGTCAGCCAGGCATACCTCCCCCACCACATGGCAGCCGCAGATCCCACTTACCTGCGCCGGCTAGAGATGAGCCAGGCCACGCCCCATCCTGCAGCGCTGTCCTACACGTATCCACACGCCACCTTACCCACCTCAGAATCCATGGAGCCCAGTCTGCACATGTAG